The Dokdonia sp. 4H-3-7-5 genomic interval GACAGCAATCCAGAAAATAAGCCTTCTGATGTATAAATCAATTTAGAAGCTCTTCTCCAGTAGGTAAAATTGTTTGTGCCTTTTTGTTTTTTATGTTACGAAGTATCACACTTAAGAATAGAGATACATCATAAGGCTTTACTAGTATGTCATCCATACCGGCTTTGTAGATTTTATGGCGTATTTCATCTATCTCTACGGCTGTAAGTGCGACTATTGGTATACTCGTATTAAATTTTCTAATATCCTTAGTTGCCTCAATACCATCTTTTTTAGGCATGTGAATGTCCATAAGAATTAAGTCATACATTCCGTTTTGAGCCATCCTTACTGCCTCTATACCATCGCTAGCGAGATCGCATGAAAACCCTTTATTTTCAAGTAGTTTTTGAGTAATCTTTTGATTAATACGGTTATCATCTACCACTAAGAGATGTGTTCCCTGAAGTGTGTGTATACTCTCTATTGTATCAATTTGTTGTTGCCCTACAGAAGCTATTCCCGTGGCTTTCTCTAGGTTAATTACAAATGAGAAAGTTGCTCCATTTCCTTCTTCGCTTACTAACGTAATATCGCTATCGTAAAGCGCTAGTAGTTTCTTCACAATAGGTAAACCTAAACCAGTACCTTGATAATTGTAGTTTTTATTTTCTACCTGAGAGAACTCTTCAAAAATACTTTGCTGGCTATTTTTTGGAATTCCCATCCCATCATCTTCTATGTTAAATGCTGTTCTATATAGCCCATCTGCGGTAATAGACTCCTTTTTTATACGAACCCATATATTTCCATTTTCATTAAATTTAATGGCATTCCCTATGAGATTCATTAAAATTTGAGAAAGCCTTACTGAGTCTCCTACAAGTTGGTTAGGAAGGTCTTTATCAATCTCTAAATGTAATTTATTATTATTTTGCTCTAGACTAAATTCAAATGAATGCGTGATACTCCTTAAAAGTGTATTAAGTTTAAAAGGTGTATGCTCGAGCTTAATATTTTTTGCTTCCATTTTACTCATAAGAAGCACATCGTTAATGAGTGCGAGCAGATAATCTGCCGAGAATTTAAGCGATCTCAAATCATGCCTATGCTTGTTTACCTCTGTATCTTCAAGTAGGATTGAGGCAATCCCTATCACTCCATAAAGCGGTGTACGCAGCTCATGGCTAATTGTTGAGAAGAATTGAGTTTTAAGTTTAGAAAGTTCTTCGGCGTCATTCTTTGCTTTTTCTAGTTGCTTATTTTTTTCGCGTAAGCGTAATAAGTTTTGCTTGCGTGCTCGATACAATGTGAAAATTATAAAAAGCGCCACAAGTAGTATGGATGAAGCAAAAAGAAGCGCCGTTGTAGTTTTAAGCGAACTCTCGGCTACTTGATCCAATAATTCTTTTTCTTTTGTGGCTATCTCAAGGTCACGTTCATTTTCTCGAGAGTAAAACTGTGCGCTTGCAACCTGCAATTCCTTCTGGCTTTCATTTTTAAAAACCTCATTTGCTAGCTGTAACTGTCGTTGTGAGTGGTAGTATGCCGCCTCAAAATTTTTATTGCTTTCATAAAATTTTGCAAGTTGCTTTTGAGCTTCCTCCTCTTCGGCAACTAGGCCTTCTGAAAAACTGATTTCTATCGCTTCCATAAAAGCGTCTTCGGCGAGCGTTTCTTGTTTACTACTAGTGTAATATCTTCCTAGTAATGTGAGCACTCTTGCGCGGCTTTTACGGTCTAAGGAATCTCTTAAACTTGCAAATTTAGCTTGCATTAAAGCAGGGTATGCTTCGTCAAAATTTTCTTGCTTTAAATACAGTGTAGCGAGGTTTATGCGCGCGCCAAGTGACTTATCTGAGCCATCAAATTTTTCTATTAACTGGATATTTTTCTGCAAGTAGTTAATCGCCTTGTCTTGATACCCCTCAGAAGATGCGTATAACTTTCCTAAATCATTGTAAGAAGATGCTAGTAGTGTATCATTTTTAAGTTCTTGTGCTATCACAAGTGCTTTTTCAAAAACATCTCGTGATTTTACCGTGTCTTGCAATGACAAATACACGTTGCCTAGAATGGAGTAACCACTATACTGCTTGTTTTTATCATCTTGTTTTTGTGCTCTTTTTAGAACATCATCTAGGGTCTGGATAGCGCTTTTATACTCCTGATTCTGCAATTGGATAGCAGCGAGATCTAATGTAATGCTCTGATAATTTTCTATGTCTTGAGACGGCGTTTGTGCCATCATTATTAAAGAAAATAAGCTAAAAACCAGATAAGTAAGGTGTTGCGCGAGCCGCATATGTAGATATTATAATCCATAAAAGTACTGATTGGCAGTAAGATAAACAACACCTTAATTGGTATATTTGAGATAATGGAACACGCAATTATAGCCACACCTATAGGATTATTAGAGTTAAAAGCCTCTAGCGATGGCCTGAGTTCTGTATTATTTATAGAAACAGATGCGTTACCCACTACGATAATTCCAAAAGTACTTGATGATGCTGTAGCCCAACTTCTAGAATACTTTGCTGGAGAACGCACTACTTTTTCCCTCAAGCTCGATCCGTCAGGTACAGATTTTCAACGTCGAGTTTGGAGAGAGTTAGAGGCTATACCATTTGGAAAAACAACCTCGTATCTAGCGATGGCAAAACAGCTAGGCGACCCTAAAGTAATACGTGCAGCAGCAAGCGCAAATGGTAAGAACCCCATTTCTATAATCATTCCTTGTCATCGCGTGATAGGCAGCGATGGCTCTCTAACGGGTTATGCTGGCGGATTACATCGTAAAAAATGGCTGCTTGAACATGAAAGTCCCGTTACTCAGGGTTCGTTGTTTTGAGGTAAAGGTTTCAATCTCGCTTTCGCGAAAGCAAAAAATCATTTTCCCATCCCTATATAACATTATGAAATATTTAAAGAAAACAATTAAAGGTCTCGTCCTAATATTCGCACTTATCGTGGCTGGCTTATATATTACTGATTATGATTACATCCTAAAAGGGGTACGAGTGGTATATATGACAGGCCACACAACTGCTTATATAGATGATTATCCTAGTTTTGAAAATGACATTATACAAAATGGTACTGTACAACCATGGGAGCAGCATGATGCCTATAACACCATAAATGCTACTAGCGAGCTTACTGAAATTAATGATGAGTTAGGTACAGTTGCTTTCCTTATCATTAAAAATGACAGCATCGTATATGAAAAATACGAAGAAGATTATAGCCCTAGCTCTCAAACAAATTCCTTCTCAATGGCAAAAAGTATTACAAGTGCTATGCTGGGAAAGGCAATAAAAGATGGCTTTATAAAAGATCTTAATCAACCAGTGGGTGATTTTTTTCCTCAATTTTCAGATAGCGCAATGACAGTGGGTGACCTATCTTCCATGGCCTCTGGTCTTAACTGGAATGAAAGTTATACAAGCCCATTCAGTCTTACTGCAAGGTCTTATTATGATGATAATCTCGCCGAAACAATTCTTAATCTTAAAGTCACTGAAACCCCAGGTCAGTCTGTAAAATATTTAAGTGGCAATACACAATTACTTGGGATGGTTATTCAGGAAGCTATAGGGCAGCCACTAGCTCAGTATCTCTCTCAAAATTTCTGGAAACCTATGGGAATGGAACAAAACGCGCTATGGCAAGTAGATGATAAAAACAATAGACTTGCAAAAACATATTGCTGTATAGCCAGTAATGCGCGAGATTTTGCTCGTTTTGGAAAATTATATATGAATCAAGGAAAATGGAATGGCAAACAAATATTAGACCCAAAGTTTGTATCTACTAGTATAACCCCACGATTTCAAGAGGATGATCATTATGGTTATGGATTTTGGCTAAGTAATTACAGGGATAAAAAAATATTTGCAATGCGTGGGATTTTAGGTCAATATGTAATCACGATTCCCGAAGACAACCTAATCATTGTAAGATTAGGGCATAAGCGAGGAGCATTTACCCCTAGGGCATCATTTACGCAAGACTTTTATGATTACATTGATGCTACTTATGAGATGACTCAAAGCTTACAGTAATATATACATTCAAATTTTATTGTATCTTAACTTACTGATTTTCAATAAATAGTTAATTTTTATAGCTTTATCAGTTTAAATAAATATCTATGAGGCTTCACACAAATTACTTTAAATATAAATGATAGATACGCTACAACTAGAACATATTCTTTTTCTTGATATTGAGACTGTACCTCAGCATGCTTCTTATGATGATCTTGATGAAACTGAAAAGTTCCTTTATGCAGATAAAACAAAGTATTTGCGCAAAGATGAGCACACTCCAGAGACTTTTTATGAACGCGCTGGGATATGGGCAGAGTTTGGAAAAATCGTGTGTATTTCTGTAGGTTATTTTAACGCTAGTGTAGCAGGCAAGAGATTTAGAACCACCTCTTTTGCCGGAGATGATGAAGCAATTCTCCTCAATGATTTTAAAACCTTACTAGAAACGCATTTTAATGGCAAGCATCACCTTCTTTGCGCCCATAATGGTAAGGAGTTTGACTTTCCATATATCGCTCGTAGGATGATTATAAATGGCGTTACATTGCCTCATAAGCTTAACCTCTTTGGGAAAAAACCTTGGGAGATACCTCACATTGACACCTTAGATTTATGGAAGTTTGGAGATTATAAACACTACACTTCTTTAAAACTGCTCACAAAAATTCTCGGTATTCCTTCTCCCAAGGATGACATAGATGGCAGCCAGGTAAGGGCAGTTTATTACGAAGAAAAGGATATCAAACGTATTGTAGTATATTGTGAAAAAGATACCGTTGCTGTTGCTCAAATTGTATTGAGGCTGCGCAACGAGAAACTACTCGAAGAGAGTGAAATCATTTCTGTATAACTAATTACTACTCATCATGAAGGTAAAACACATTTTAACCATATTTATTCTAGGGCTCATTTGCACTGTATTAGGTGCTCTATTTAAGGTTATGCACTGGCCATTAGCACCAGGATTATTAAGTGGCGGTACGTTTTTACAGGTCATTGCAGGAATACTAGGTATCTGGAAAATATACACCACAGAAGCATTTAAGAAATTTCTCAATAAGTGATAATGTTGTTTTATTAAGTTGAGTACGCTTTCGCGAAAGCGTAATTATTCACATAGAAAAAGCCCGATATCAATTTGATATCGGGCTTTTCTTTATAGTCTACTACACTAAGAAATGAATACTATTTCTTAATAAAACGTTTTACCATTTTTGTAGTTGCAGTTTCCACTTCAAGAATATAAACACCAGTCTCTAATCTTGAAACATCAAGTGTGTTTTCAAAATTACCTTTGTGTACTACCTGCCCTAATAGATTATAGATAGTCACAGCAGTTGCTTCTGTGCCGTTTAAGTTAATTGAAAGCTCTCCGCGAGTTACAGGATTAGGGAATATAGAGAATTCTCCACTTCCTGCTGCTTCGGTTAGACTGCTCTGAGCATCATTTGCTCCAAATCCAGCACTACTCACCACATTTACAATATAATCCTCTACTTCTCCATACTGGAAACTCTCACAAGCTGTAGGGATCCCGTTATACTTCATAGAAACTCTCATTCTCGTTGCTCCTTGAGATGCTCCAGAAGGCACGCTAAATGTTCCTGTTATTGGAGTAGCAGATGTTGCTGCTCTAGTGTATACAATCTCTCCTGCATCTGTAAAATCTCCATCACGGTTCCAGTCTACAAATACTGCATACCCTTCATTATATACAGTTCCCGTCCATCTTGGAGTAATTGTGATTGTATTACTACTTCCTAATGTTGTAGAAAGGCTTGTAAAATCTCCGTAACCGCCAGCAGATGCTCCGGTTGCATTATTAATACTTCCTATTTGTACACGTTGTATATACTCATCATTGGTATTATTTCCATTTGATGCACAGTATCCAGATGGCGCACCTGTGTCACCTCCTCCACCTCCGGCAGATAGTACTACATTATCAATAGCAACGTCAGATTGCCATGTACTTCCAGTAATACGGTTGAAACGTAATTGCACTGTTCCGCCAGTGTATCCATCAAGATTGATTGTTACAGCATTCCACTGGTTACCTTGGTTTCCAGTTTGGTTCCAAAGGCTTGTCCATGTCGTACCTCCATCTGCACTTGCTTCAAGATCTATACGACCACCGTCTGTTGATCCAAACATGTGATAATCAAATGTAAAGTTTGCTTCTGTTTCTCCTGTTAGATCAAAACAAGGTGAGTTTATAATCGCTCTTTTGTTAGGGAAACCTGTTCCGTTACCAGAAGCTTCTACATATAAATAGAAAGACCCATCAGCTCCAGATGCTGGCCCTGTTCCACTTGAAGGGGTTCCTGAAGCATCGCGTGTCCAGTTTATATCATCTCCTGTAGCTTGTGACCACTGACCTAGTCCTGACTCAAAACTCTCACTATATGGAGCACTTGCTGTACCTACACATCCACTAGGTGGTGCAGTAGTATCAGTTGTCGCACTTACGGTGTTACTATTTCCTGAGATATTACCTGCTTCATCTTTGGCGCGAACCGTAAATTGATACGTAGTTCCTTCTACTAATCCAGTTATGTTTGCAGAAGTAGCTGTTACTTCTCCTAGGTTATTAGTTCCTTGGAAGACATCATATGCCGTTACTGCCACATTATCTGTAGCTGCTGTCCATGATAAAGCTACAGATGTTGTAGTAACATCTGTTACTGCAAGATTAGTAGGCGCAGTAGGTGCTTGAGTATCTGCCGGAGCAGTACCATCAATAGCAAAGCCATCAATAGCAATATCACCCTGCCATGAAGTTCCAGTAGTAGCACGGAAACGTAATTGTGTGGCTCCATCATAAGATGCAAGACTTACGGTTGCATCTAGCCAAGCCGCTCCTTTATCTCCAGATTGCACCCATAATTCATCCCATGTTTGCGTTGCATCATCTCTTCCTTCAAGACGTACAGTCCCAACAGCACTACCTGTCATCTGGTAACTAAATGTTACTTCTGCTCCGTTTACTCCTGTAAGATCAAAACAAGGAGAATTTAAAGTTGCTGTCTTAGTTGGAAATCCTGCACCGTCACCAGATGCTTCTACATAGATGTAAAATGATCCCTCATTTGCAGCTGCTGGTCCTGTACCAGAAGATGGCGTGCCAGATGAGTTTACTGTCCAGTCAATATTATCTGATGTGTCTTGAGACCAAGCTCCAATTGTGTTTTCAAAACCTTCAGCATACGGGAACGACGCTACGGTACTAGTACAAGATACTGGCGCTGGTGGTCCAGAACATCCACTTGTAAATGATACTACCTGATCTGAATTTGTGTTTGTTCCTCCGTTGCTATTTTCTACGGCATCTACACCTACTCCGCGTCTAGCAAAAGCATCCCATATTAAACAGTTGAACTGACCTCCGTAAAGATCTTGGTCTGCTTGTAGGATTCCATTACGACCAGAAACATATCCTGGATTATTTGCAGTGTTTTTAAGTCCTTCTATTACAAGTGACATTGCGATGTTATTACCTCCATTACCACTATATTGATTAGGGTCATATCCTTCTTGATCAATAAGATCCCAAGTCATGTCCCAAAGAATAGTTGCAAAACCATATCCCACTCCGTGTGGTGCTACTAATCCCGGAACGTCACTGTATGTTGTTCCATTAACAGCAAAGTCTGTAGCATACCTCGTAGGACGTATTCCTGCCCCTGTTGTAGGCTGTCCTATTGCATAGGTTCCTACTCCTCTAGCGGTATCTCTCGTATCTCCTGGACGTATAGTCATTACCATACCTAACCAGTCTGACCATCCTTCACCCATTTGTTCAGAACCTCCTAATGCGTTTGTACCAGGTCCTCCTACGAGACGTGTAGAAATACCATGACCGTACTCATGTGCAATAATTACGTTGTCAAAATCACCATCACGGGTAGGATTTGTGAATAAAAACATTTGCATTCTAGGGTTTTGACCATCTGGTGGTGTTGCAAAGTTTGCATTGTTAGTCCCACTGCCGTCTTGAGCATCTGCATTTACAGAATCACTTCCTGCTCCGCCTTTACCATAGTTATTTTCTTGAAAATTACCTGCCGCCTCTGTAAAACCATATTGGTACCATACATCATGCATGATATTATTCCAGTAAAATAAGTTTGTAGTAGCTGCTGGTAAGAAAGTAGATGGAGTGTTATTTAAATTAAGGCTAAAATCAAAGTTAAGAGCACTTCCTCCATTAGGACTTGTACCTGTTCCATTATTACCATTAGTATCATCTTGCGCGAGTACATTATTACCACGCGTTGTTGTAAACTCTGCACCAGCAGATCCGTTTGTGTCGTGCCATCCATAAGGAGATGCATTAGCATTTGCTGGATCTGTAACTACCACACGGTTACCGTGACTAGGGCTTTCAATCCCTAGCGGAAATACGTTATAAGAACCACCACCTACTGCAGCTGCGGTATAGCTCGCTTCAGTAGCACTGCGCGGCCCATAATTTACTACTGGCTCTTCTGTAGTTGTATGACCATGCTCTGTGTGATTAGGATCTTCAAAAGAACAAGAAATCACCCAGTCTGTGGTTTTAAGGATTTCTCCTGTAGATGCATCTACATTTACATTCCACCAGTGTTGCGCGTCAAGTTGGTAAAGAGATACATTCCAAGTAAGGTGCATTTTATCACCTATTGCTAGGTATGTTTTTTCTACTTTAATAGGCTCTAAGCTTATTCCAGAATTTGCATATTCAAGAAGATTACCAGAAGATTTTGTAACTCCTAGATTGCTTGGTGTCTTAAGACTATGAGCATTCACAACCTTTAAGATTGCGTTTTCTGGAGACAGTGAAAGTGATGCTCCAGCAGCTTTTTGAGCAACATCTTTTGCAAACTGGTTTATCTCGTAGGTAACTTTACCATCTCTTACGGTGAGTTTGTATGTTCCGTTTTGTACTGGAATACCTTGATACATTTGTTTTACATAAACGTGCTGTATTTCAGGATTGAGAGAAGGAACAATATCAGTAATTTTCCATTGAGCAACGTCTGTAGACTTCAAGCCAACTTCTTCTGCATTGCTACTTAGATAATTTTGGACGATTCCGTCCACACTGGTCTGTGCATAAACGGCGGTTCCTAATAGAATAGTCATTAGGAAAAAGGAGTAGATTTTCTTCATACTGTAGTTCTAAATTAATTATAGGGAAATCTTAATAAAACACATTATTTAGCATTTATTTTGCTAAAATTATATGCTTACCCAGTAAATGACGTCATTTCAGTAAAGAAATCATAATTTTTTCGACGAACTACACAAAAATTTTTAAGGTTTTTTTAAGAAATACGATTTGTGTGAAGAACTGGATGAATCCCTAAACAAGAACTACTCATTTTCTATAGCTGAATACATTTAATGATGTTTTGAAATATTATGATAACTATAAAAAGTCTCAAATCAAGCTCGTTTTTGTGTTACAAATTGCGATGTATCCTTTTAAAAACAGACCGTAAGAAATCGTATTTTTGAAGTATGCAGCCACAAAAAATCCTTACTGTAGACCAACTATCTATATCCTTTAAACAGCAAGGGGAAGTACAAGAAGTAATACATAACATTTCATTTGATCTTTATAAAAATGAAATTCTTGCTATTGTGGGTGAATCAGGGTCTGGAAAGAGTGTGTCATCACTCGCCATTCTAGGGCTTTTACCTAAGAAAAACACGCTTATTGAAGGCACCATAGTTTTTGAAAATCAATCATTACTAGATACTAGTGAAAAGGATTTTCAGAAAATACGAGGTAATGAAATCTCCATGATTTTTCAAGAACCTATGAGTAGTCTCAATCCGTCAATGCGTTGCGGTGAGCAAGTGGTAGAAATTCTTTTACAACATACTTCGCTCAACCGAAAATCTGCAAAGGAAGAAACCCTACGCTTATTTGAAAAGGTAAAGCTGCCCGCTGTAGAAAAGATTTATAGCGCCTATCCTCATGAGATTTCGGGAGGTCAAAAACAACGTGTAATGATTGCGATGGCTATCGCTTGTAAGCCTAAAATCCTTATTGCAGATGAGCCTACTACTGCCCTAGATGTTACCGTTCAGCAAGAGATTATAGTATTACTTAAGGAATTGCAGTTAGAAAATCAGATGAGTATTATTTTCATCTCTCATGACCTTTCCTTAGTGAGCGAGATTGCAGACAGGGTTGCTGTGATGTATAAAGGAGATATTGTTGAGTACGCTTTCGCGAAAGCGTTATTTTCAAACCCACAACATGAGTACACAAAAGCATTATTAAGTGCAAGACCGTCTCTAGATGAACGACTGAAAAAGTTACCAACGATAAAAGATTACCTAGATAAAAAACCACTTTCTAAAGCCGAAACAAAATCTGAAAGAGCCGAACATTTAAGAAATCTGTATGCACAACCACCTTTACTAGAGGTGATTAATGTAGAAAAAGCATACTTTTCTAGTGCCGGCATCTTCGCTGAAGATATTGCCTTTAAAGCGGTGGATGATGTTTCATTCTCTATTTATGAGGGAGAAACCTTAGGACTTGTAGGCGAGTCTGGTTGTGGTAAATCTACCCTGGGAAATGCCATCTTGCAATTAGATAAAGCTACTGCAGGAACCATTTTGTACAAAGGAATGGCTATTAATGAAATGCGTGGAGCAGCGCTGAGAAGTTTAAGAAAGGAAATACAAATCATTTTTCAAGATCCTTTTGCCTCTCTTAACCCCAGGCTCACTGTAGGTCAAGCCATTATAGAGCCTATGGAAGTCCATAAACTTTACGATTCTAAATCTATGAGAAAGCAGCGCGTGCTAGAGTTGCTAGAACGAGTGGGACTAGAAGCATCACATTATGATCGTTATCCTCATGAGTTTTCTGGAGGGCAGCGACAACGCATAGGGATTGCTCGTACTATTGCTGTAAATCCTAAATTAATTATTTGTGATGAGTCTGTAAGTGCGCTAGATATATCCGTACAAGCACAAGTGCTTAACCTTCTTAATGAACTTAAAACAGATTTTGGCTTTACCTATATTTTTATATCGCATGATCTCGCCGTAGTAAAATACATGTCTGACCAGCTAGTGGTTATGAATAAAGGTAAAATAGAAGAAATAGGGGATGCAGATCATATTTATGAACAACCCGAAAAAGAGTACACTCAAAAACTCATTCATGCTATTCCCAAAGGAATGTAAGAGTTACTAGATCATAAATAGAAATACTTTCTTTGCTAGCCTAGCACAATTTGTTGTAAAATCTGCAGCATGTTTTACGCCAGAGACAAATGATCGCGTAGAGTTTGTTATTTTTTCCATAGTAGGGATGAAAGACAAATGAGGTTTAAAACAAAATCCGCAGGGCTCCCCCCGCGGATTTCTAACAAATCATAACTTAAAACACTCTTATACGTTTAAGTCATACTATAAAACTAAATTACTTCGCTCATTAACGAACTTACTTAGCATTTAATCGAAATCAATTACTTGATTTGGGGGACTGCTAAAATACTATAAAATTAGACATCTGCAAGGATTTTGATTAAGAAAATATTTTGAAATGTTAAAATATTGTGTATTTCATCGAATTATTGAGTTTTTAAACGTGGTTTGAGCGCAATTTTAAATTATAGTAAAGCAAAGCCTCTTTTGAATTTCATGATTAAGCGATAGCACTTTTTGTAAGAATATTCTCTATTTTAATGAAATCAAAATGTAAGTACCCTCTATTTTTGACACCTATTGAATAGAGATATAAGACTTATTAAAACTATTTCTAGACTAGCGTTGTAAATCGAGTCAATTAATCACTAGAGCCTCTATATCCTCAACTACAAGACTAAGGATTGCTACTTATTTATGAATGGAAATTAGCTCGCAAGAAGCATAAAATCTGTGTGATCTTAAGAAGAGAATACGACCACAAAGTTTCTCTAATAAAAAATCTCCAACTATCTCAAAACCACTTTTAATGGTTTATAAGATAATCGGAGACTATGTTTTACTAGATTGAAGTATATTAAAACTTCATTTCTGGAATATCGCCATCTACAATTAATGCTCCCTCGGTTGCTGCCTGAATCTCTTCTACAGACACTCCTGGAGCTCTCTCGAGCAGTTTAAACCCTGCTTCAGTGACTTCTAACACTGCAAGGTTACTCACAATCTTTTTCACGCATCCTACACCAGTTAGTGGCAGGCTACATTTTTTTAAAAGTTTTGATTCTCCTGCACGGTTAGTATGCATCATGGCTACAATAATATTTTCTGCACTTGCCACGAGATCCATTGCACCTCCCATACCTTTTACCATTTTACCTGGTATTTTCCAGTTTGCGATATCACCATTTTCTGCAACTTCCATAGCACCTAGAATGGTAAGGTCTACGTGTTTACCACGTATCATACTAAAACTAGTAGCACTATCAAAAAAGCTTGCCCCAGGCAAGGTGGTAATAGTCTGCTTTCCAGCATTTATAATATCTGCATCCTCTTCTCCATCATACGGAAAAGGCCCCATCCCTAAAACTCCATTCTCACTTTGAAACTCTACGTCAATGTCTTCACGTACATAGTTTGCAACAAGTGTAGGAATACCGATACCTAGGTTTACATAATACCCATCTTGTACTTCTCTTGCAATGCGTTGTGCAATTTGATTTTTATCTAAAGCCATAATTAGTCTCTTGTTCTAACGGTGCGTTGTTCTATTCTCTTTTCAAAGGTTTCTCCTTGGAAAATACGTTGTACAAAAATCCCTGGGATGTGTATTTGATTAGGATCTAGTGTCCCTACCGGCACAAGCTCTTCCACCTCTGCAACAGTTATAGTAGCTGCCCCACACATATTAGGATTAAAGTTTCTTGCAGTCCCTTTAAATATTAAGTTACCTGCAGCGTCACCTTTCCATGCCTTTACAAAAGCAAAATCTGCTTTAAAAGCATGTTCTAGCACATACATTTTCCCGTCAAATTCTCTTGTTTCTTTTCCTTCGGCTACTTCTGTTCCGTATCCTGCTGGTGTATATATTGCTGGAAATCCTGCTTGCGCTGCTCTACATCGCTCTGCAAGGGTTCCTTGTGGTATAAGCTCTACATCAAGCTCACCGCTAAGCATCTGGCGTTCAAACTCGGCGTTTTCACCCACATAGCTAGAAACCATTTTCTTTATTTGCTTTTTCTGTAACAACAGCCCTAGTCCAAAATCATCCACTCCGGCATTATTAGAAATACAGGTGAGATTATTGACATCAAGAGCTACTAGTTTAGCTATAGA includes:
- a CDS encoding CoA transferase subunit B — translated: MALDKNQIAQRIAREVQDGYYVNLGIGIPTLVANYVREDIDVEFQSENGVLGMGPFPYDGEEDADIINAGKQTITTLPGASFFDSATSFSMIRGKHVDLTILGAMEVAENGDIANWKIPGKMVKGMGGAMDLVASAENIIVAMMHTNRAGESKLLKKCSLPLTGVGCVKKIVSNLAVLEVTEAGFKLLERAPGVSVEEIQAATEGALIVDGDIPEMKF
- a CDS encoding CoA transferase subunit A; the encoded protein is MITKKVTGVDAALEGVESGMTLMLGGFGLSGIPENSIAKLVALDVNNLTCISNNAGVDDFGLGLLLQKKQIKKMVSSYVGENAEFERQMLSGELDVELIPQGTLAERCRAAQAGFPAIYTPAGYGTEVAEGKETREFDGKMYVLEHAFKADFAFVKAWKGDAAGNLIFKGTARNFNPNMCGAATITVAEVEELVPVGTLDPNQIHIPGIFVQRIFQGETFEKRIEQRTVRTRD
- a CDS encoding M36 family metallopeptidase, with the translated sequence MKKIYSFFLMTILLGTAVYAQTSVDGIVQNYLSSNAEEVGLKSTDVAQWKITDIVPSLNPEIQHVYVKQMYQGIPVQNGTYKLTVRDGKVTYEINQFAKDVAQKAAGASLSLSPENAILKVVNAHSLKTPSNLGVTKSSGNLLEYANSGISLEPIKVEKTYLAIGDKMHLTWNVSLYQLDAQHWWNVNVDASTGEILKTTDWVISCSFEDPNHTEHGHTTTEEPVVNYGPRSATEASYTAAAVGGGSYNVFPLGIESPSHGNRVVVTDPANANASPYGWHDTNGSAGAEFTTTRGNNVLAQDDTNGNNGTGTSPNGGSALNFDFSLNLNNTPSTFLPAATTNLFYWNNIMHDVWYQYGFTEAAGNFQENNYGKGGAGSDSVNADAQDGSGTNNANFATPPDGQNPRMQMFLFTNPTRDGDFDNVIIAHEYGHGISTRLVGGPGTNALGGSEQMGEGWSDWLGMVMTIRPGDTRDTARGVGTYAIGQPTTGAGIRPTRYATDFAVNGTTYSDVPGLVAPHGVGYGFATILWDMTWDLIDQEGYDPNQYSGNGGNNIAMSLVIEGLKNTANNPGYVSGRNGILQADQDLYGGQFNCLIWDAFARRGVGVDAVENSNGGTNTNSDQVVSFTSGCSGPPAPVSCTSTVASFPYAEGFENTIGAWSQDTSDNIDWTVNSSGTPSSGTGPAAANEGSFYIYVEASGDGAGFPTKTATLNSPCFDLTGVNGAEVTFSYQMTGSAVGTVRLEGRDDATQTWDELWVQSGDKGAAWLDATVSLASYDGATQLRFRATTGTSWQGDIAIDGFAIDGTAPADTQAPTAPTNLAVTDVTTTSVALSWTAATDNVAVTAYDVFQGTNNLGEVTATSANITGLVEGTTYQFTVRAKDEAGNISGNSNTVSATTDTTAPPSGCVGTASAPYSESFESGLGQWSQATGDDINWTRDASGTPSSGTGPASGADGSFYLYVEASGNGTGFPNKRAIINSPCFDLTGETEANFTFDYHMFGSTDGGRIDLEASADGGTTWTSLWNQTGNQGNQWNAVTINLDGYTGGTVQLRFNRITGSTWQSDVAIDNVVLSAGGGGGDTGAPSGYCASNGNNTNDEYIQRVQIGSINNATGASAGGYGDFTSLSTTLGSSNTITITPRWTGTVYNEGYAVFVDWNRDGDFTDAGEIVYTRAATSATPITGTFSVPSGASQGATRMRVSMKYNGIPTACESFQYGEVEDYIVNVVSSAGFGANDAQSSLTEAAGSGEFSIFPNPVTRGELSINLNGTEATAVTIYNLLGQVVHKGNFENTLDVSRLETGVYILEVETATTKMVKRFIKK
- a CDS encoding ABC transporter ATP-binding protein, whose product is MQPQKILTVDQLSISFKQQGEVQEVIHNISFDLYKNEILAIVGESGSGKSVSSLAILGLLPKKNTLIEGTIVFENQSLLDTSEKDFQKIRGNEISMIFQEPMSSLNPSMRCGEQVVEILLQHTSLNRKSAKEETLRLFEKVKLPAVEKIYSAYPHEISGGQKQRVMIAMAIACKPKILIADEPTTALDVTVQQEIIVLLKELQLENQMSIIFISHDLSLVSEIADRVAVMYKGDIVEYAFAKALFSNPQHEYTKALLSARPSLDERLKKLPTIKDYLDKKPLSKAETKSERAEHLRNLYAQPPLLEVINVEKAYFSSAGIFAEDIAFKAVDDVSFSIYEGETLGLVGESGCGKSTLGNAILQLDKATAGTILYKGMAINEMRGAALRSLRKEIQIIFQDPFASLNPRLTVGQAIIEPMEVHKLYDSKSMRKQRVLELLERVGLEASHYDRYPHEFSGGQRQRIGIARTIAVNPKLIICDESVSALDISVQAQVLNLLNELKTDFGFTYIFISHDLAVVKYMSDQLVVMNKGKIEEIGDADHIYEQPEKEYTQKLIHAIPKGM